From Rhodococcus antarcticus, the proteins below share one genomic window:
- a CDS encoding cell division protein FtsQ/DivIB, protein MSPSGRAPGSTGRESTRTTARPRRSPARPSGPQGPTPRAQDRPNRRPAPPVRRVLGLRVRTLVVLVALLVVVLGAVAWFSPLLSVRSVTVQGETVVTEQQVLDALDVPAGTRLVGLDLAAAAARVAALPRVASATVDRTLPSRVAVTVVERTAVAWVAAADGQHLLDASGVDYAVEAPAPGVPRLAVATPGPGDPSTRAALGVLTSLPDPVRALVATVGATSASAVQLTLTDGRTVVWGGVDGAARKAEVLTAVLTQPGSTYDVSSPDLPTVR, encoded by the coding sequence GTGAGCCCGTCCGGCCGGGCCCCCGGATCCACCGGGCGCGAGAGCACCCGCACCACCGCCCGCCCCCGCCGCAGCCCGGCCCGACCGTCCGGCCCGCAAGGTCCGACCCCGCGCGCGCAGGACCGGCCCAACCGTCGTCCCGCCCCCCCGGTGCGCCGGGTGCTCGGCCTGCGGGTGCGCACCCTGGTGGTGCTGGTCGCGCTGCTGGTCGTGGTGCTCGGGGCCGTCGCGTGGTTCAGCCCGCTGCTGTCCGTGCGGTCGGTGACCGTGCAGGGGGAGACGGTGGTGACCGAGCAGCAGGTGCTCGACGCGCTCGACGTGCCGGCCGGCACCCGGCTGGTCGGGCTGGACCTGGCCGCGGCCGCCGCGCGGGTGGCGGCCCTGCCGCGGGTGGCCTCGGCCACCGTGGACCGCACCCTGCCCTCCCGGGTGGCGGTGACGGTGGTGGAGCGCACGGCCGTGGCGTGGGTGGCGGCGGCCGACGGTCAGCACCTGCTGGACGCCTCCGGTGTGGACTACGCGGTCGAGGCACCGGCCCCGGGCGTGCCCCGGCTCGCCGTGGCCACCCCCGGCCCGGGGGACCCGTCCACCCGGGCCGCCCTTGGGGTGCTCACGTCGCTGCCCGACCCCGTCCGCGCGCTCGTCGCCACCGTCGGCGCGACCAGCGCGTCCGCCGTCCAGCTCACCCTCACCGACGGGCGCACGGTGGTCTGGGGAGGTGTGGACGGCGCCGCCCGCAAGGCCGAGGTCCTCACCGCGGTCCTGACGCAGCCCGGCAGCACCTACGACGTCTCCAGCCCGGACCTGCCGACCGTCCGCTGA
- a CDS encoding YggT family protein gives MYIFLNVAYLVLFVFWLLLISRIVTETVRSFARDWRPSGAVAVGLEAVFTVTDPPVRGLRKIIPSVPIGGARLDVSIMVLLLVVYILMFSVQRAVLVS, from the coding sequence GTGTACATCTTCCTGAACGTCGCCTACCTCGTGCTGTTCGTCTTCTGGCTCCTGCTCATCTCCAGGATCGTCACGGAGACGGTCCGCTCGTTCGCGCGGGACTGGCGTCCGAGCGGCGCCGTGGCCGTCGGCCTCGAGGCCGTGTTCACGGTGACCGACCCGCCCGTCCGGGGTCTTCGCAAGATCATTCCCAGCGTCCCCATCGGTGGGGCGCGGCTCGACGTCTCGATTATGGTTCTCCTGCTCGTGGTGTACATACTGATGTTCTCTGTGCAGAGGGCCGTCCTCGTCTCCTGA
- the ftsZ gene encoding cell division protein FtsZ — MTPPHNYLAVIKVVGIGGGGVNAVNRMIDVGLKGVEFIAINTDAQALLMSDADVKLDVGRELTRGLGAGADPEVGRRAAEDHKDEIEEVLKGADMVFVTAGEGGGTGTGGAPVVASIARKLGALTIGVVTRPFSFEGKRRGGQAEDGIGGLRESCDTLIVIPNDRLLQMGEASQSLMDAFRSADEVLLNGVQGITDLITTPGLINVDFADVKSVMSGAGSALMGIGSARGEGRAVQAAQAAINSPLLEASMEGARGVLLSIAGGSDLGLFEINEAATLVQEEAHEDANIIFGTVIDDSLGDEVRVTVIAAGFDGQSLPRKNLEPGSGRTAVTPGQAGQIGQSQGLPPTRPSAFEPPPSQQPGATGSTGQGAAQNGPGGLPPRSGARAGSFGSGRTVPVEDDGDDEVDVPPFMRR; from the coding sequence ATGACGCCCCCGCACAACTACCTCGCTGTGATCAAGGTCGTCGGCATCGGCGGTGGCGGGGTCAACGCCGTGAACCGCATGATCGACGTCGGCCTCAAGGGCGTCGAGTTCATCGCCATCAACACCGACGCCCAGGCGCTGCTCATGAGCGACGCGGACGTCAAGCTCGACGTCGGCCGCGAGCTCACCCGTGGGCTCGGTGCCGGCGCCGACCCCGAGGTCGGCCGCCGAGCCGCCGAGGACCACAAGGACGAGATCGAGGAGGTCCTCAAGGGGGCCGACATGGTCTTCGTGACCGCCGGCGAGGGCGGTGGCACCGGCACCGGTGGCGCACCCGTCGTCGCGAGCATCGCCCGCAAGCTCGGCGCCCTCACCATCGGTGTCGTCACCCGGCCCTTCTCCTTCGAGGGCAAGCGCCGCGGCGGGCAGGCCGAGGACGGCATCGGCGGGCTGCGCGAGTCCTGCGACACGCTCATCGTCATCCCGAACGACCGGCTGCTGCAGATGGGCGAGGCCAGCCAGAGCCTCATGGACGCCTTCCGCTCCGCCGACGAGGTCCTGCTCAACGGCGTGCAGGGCATCACGGACCTCATCACCACCCCCGGCCTCATCAACGTCGACTTCGCGGACGTCAAGAGCGTGATGTCCGGCGCGGGCAGCGCACTGATGGGCATCGGCTCCGCCCGGGGCGAGGGGCGCGCGGTGCAGGCCGCGCAGGCCGCCATCAACTCCCCGCTGCTGGAGGCGTCCATGGAGGGTGCCCGCGGGGTCCTGCTGTCCATCGCGGGCGGGTCCGACCTCGGCCTGTTCGAGATCAACGAGGCGGCCACCCTGGTCCAGGAGGAGGCCCACGAGGACGCCAACATCATCTTCGGGACGGTCATCGACGACTCGCTCGGCGACGAGGTCCGCGTGACCGTGATCGCCGCCGGCTTCGACGGGCAGTCGCTGCCGCGCAAGAACCTCGAGCCGGGGTCGGGGCGGACCGCCGTGACGCCCGGCCAGGCCGGTCAGATCGGCCAGTCCCAGGGCCTGCCACCCACCCGGCCCTCGGCGTTCGAGCCGCCGCCCAGCCAGCAGCCCGGCGCGACGGGGTCCACCGGTCAGGGCGCGGCGCAGAACGGTCCCGGGGGTCTGCCGCCGCGGAGCGGGGCTCGTGCGGGCTCGTTCGGCTCGGGCCGCACCGTGCCGGTGGAGGACGACGGCGACGACGAGGTCGACGTGCCGCCCTTCATGCGCAGGTGA
- the pgeF gene encoding peptidoglycan editing factor PgeF has product MSSPRFRVRRVVTTREGGVSAPPYDSFNLGEHVGDDPVAVAANRARLADELGLGRDRLVWMEQVHSRTVATVDGPLPEPVEVTDGLVTATPGLALVAMAADCVPVLLGDEHAGVVAAVHAGRVGARLGIVRAALDSMVAAGAAVERISVLLGPAVCGKCYEVPPSMQADVERHAPGSASRTRSGTTGLDIRAGLRRQLLEAGVAGVAQDPRCTLESRELFSHRRGAPTGRLAGIVWAEPL; this is encoded by the coding sequence GTGAGCTCCCCGCGCTTCCGGGTCCGACGGGTGGTCACCACCCGGGAGGGCGGGGTGTCCGCGCCGCCGTACGACTCGTTCAACCTGGGTGAGCACGTGGGCGACGACCCCGTGGCCGTGGCCGCGAACCGCGCCCGGCTGGCCGACGAGCTCGGGCTCGGCCGCGACCGGCTGGTGTGGATGGAGCAGGTGCACAGCCGGACGGTGGCCACCGTGGACGGGCCGCTGCCCGAACCGGTCGAGGTCACCGACGGCCTGGTCACCGCGACCCCGGGGCTCGCCCTCGTCGCGATGGCCGCGGACTGCGTGCCCGTGCTGCTCGGTGACGAGCACGCCGGGGTCGTCGCAGCCGTGCACGCCGGACGGGTCGGGGCGCGGCTGGGGATCGTCCGGGCCGCCCTGGACTCCATGGTGGCGGCCGGGGCGGCGGTCGAGCGGATCTCGGTGCTGCTCGGGCCCGCCGTGTGCGGGAAGTGCTACGAGGTGCCGCCGTCCATGCAGGCCGACGTCGAGCGGCACGCCCCGGGCAGCGCGAGCCGGACCCGCTCCGGCACGACGGGGCTGGACATCCGCGCGGGGCTGCGCCGGCAGCTGCTCGAGGCGGGCGTGGCCGGGGTGGCCCAGGACCCGCGCTGCACCCTGGAGTCGCGCGAGCTGTTCAGCCACCGGCGCGGCGCCCCCACCGGCCGCCTCGCCGGGATCGTCTGGGCGGAGCCGCTGTGA
- a CDS encoding YggS family pyridoxal phosphate-dependent enzyme: MTPTAATPARAEEIAANLADVRARLARACDAAGRPVHDVRLLAVTKTFPAADAAVLLDLGCTDLAEAREQEATAKVAEVAALRPDAAPRWTVLGRLQRNKARSVARWAHEVQSVDSLRLLDALDRAVGSALQAGERTDPLDVLLQVSLDSDPDRGGCPVEDLAALVDRAAGAPNVRLRGLMAVAPLGADPDASFARLAVLGERTRAAHPGADELSAGMSGDLERAVEHGSTCVRVGTALLGARPLA; the protein is encoded by the coding sequence GTGACCCCGACGGCCGCGACACCCGCACGGGCCGAGGAGATCGCCGCGAACCTGGCGGACGTCCGGGCACGGCTGGCGCGGGCCTGCGACGCCGCCGGTCGGCCGGTGCACGACGTGCGGCTGCTGGCCGTCACCAAGACCTTCCCTGCGGCCGATGCCGCCGTCCTGCTCGATCTCGGCTGCACCGACCTGGCCGAGGCCCGGGAGCAGGAGGCGACGGCGAAGGTGGCCGAGGTCGCCGCCCTGCGACCCGACGCCGCGCCGCGGTGGACGGTGCTCGGTCGGCTGCAGCGGAACAAGGCCCGGTCGGTCGCGCGATGGGCGCACGAGGTGCAGTCGGTGGACAGCCTGCGGCTGCTCGACGCCCTCGACCGGGCCGTCGGCAGCGCACTGCAGGCGGGGGAGCGCACCGACCCGCTGGACGTGCTGCTGCAGGTGAGCCTGGACTCCGACCCGGACCGGGGCGGGTGCCCCGTCGAGGACCTCGCCGCCCTGGTCGACCGGGCGGCCGGAGCCCCGAACGTCCGGCTCCGGGGACTCATGGCCGTGGCTCCGCTGGGGGCCGACCCGGACGCGTCGTTCGCCCGGCTGGCCGTGCTGGGGGAGCGGACCCGTGCGGCCCACCCCGGCGCCGACGAGCTCTCCGCCGGCATGTCCGGCGACCTCGAGCGCGCCGTCGAGCACGGGTCGACCTGCGTGCGTGTCGGTACCGCCCTGCTGGGTGCACGGCCGTTAGCGTGA
- a CDS encoding DivIVA domain-containing protein yields MPLTPADVHNVAFSKPPIGKRGYNEDEVDAFLDLVEGELARLVEENNDLHQRVQELDAQISDARSSASSGGAPAPAPVAAPVLEKAPEPAPVAAPVPVEAPAAAVATAPDHNVRAAKVLALAQEMADRLTGEAREESDTLTSTAKASSEKMVADATAKSEQMLTDARTKSEAMTADARTKSEAMTSEARAKADAALTDARTRAETVTRQAKEKADALQADSERKHTELMGSINTQRTQLEKKIDELRTFEREYRTRLKTYLESQLQELSQRGSASPADASRTPSATGFAGRAEQGS; encoded by the coding sequence ATGCCGCTGACTCCCGCTGACGTGCACAACGTCGCGTTCAGCAAGCCCCCGATCGGCAAGCGTGGCTACAACGAGGACGAGGTGGACGCCTTCCTGGACCTCGTGGAGGGTGAGCTCGCGCGGCTGGTCGAGGAGAACAACGACCTGCACCAGCGGGTGCAGGAGCTCGACGCCCAGATCTCCGACGCCCGTTCCTCCGCCTCGTCCGGTGGTGCGCCCGCCCCGGCCCCGGTGGCCGCTCCGGTGCTCGAGAAGGCACCGGAGCCCGCTCCGGTGGCAGCTCCGGTCCCGGTCGAGGCACCCGCCGCAGCCGTTGCCACGGCGCCGGACCACAACGTCCGGGCGGCCAAGGTCCTGGCACTGGCCCAGGAGATGGCCGACCGGCTCACCGGTGAGGCCAGGGAGGAGTCGGACACGCTGACCTCCACGGCCAAGGCGTCGTCGGAGAAGATGGTGGCCGATGCCACCGCGAAGTCCGAGCAGATGCTCACCGACGCCCGGACCAAGTCCGAGGCCATGACGGCGGACGCCCGGACCAAGTCCGAGGCCATGACGTCAGAGGCCCGCGCGAAGGCTGATGCTGCGCTCACCGACGCGCGCACCCGGGCCGAGACCGTGACCCGGCAGGCCAAGGAGAAGGCCGATGCGCTCCAGGCCGACTCCGAGCGCAAGCACACCGAGCTCATGGGGTCGATCAACACCCAGCGCACCCAGCTCGAGAAGAAGATCGATGAGCTCCGGACCTTCGAGCGCGAGTACCGCACGCGCCTGAAGACATACCTGGAGTCTCAGCTGCAGGAGCTCAGCCAGCGCGGTTCCGCCTCGCCGGCGGACGCCTCGCGGACCCCGAGTGCCACCGGGTTCGCCGGCCGCGCCGAGCAGGGCAGCTGA
- the ileS gene encoding isoleucine--tRNA ligase: protein MSDTPGYPLVDLTDGTGGTPSFPALEETVLAAWAADGTFQASIDRRDGAPEYVFYDGPPFANGLPHYGHLLTGYVKDVVPRFRTMLGDKVERRFGWDCHGLPAEVEAEKQLGIKHKHEIEEMGVAEFNAACRESVLRYTDEWRTYVTRQARWVDFDHDYKTLDLDYMESVMWAFKTLWDKGLVYEGFRVLPYCWQDETPLSNHETRMDDTYRSRQDPAVTVTMPLVAPGSPLDGASALIWTTTPWTLPSNLAMAVHPGIDYVQVLVDGVRYVLADARLGHYARELGEDPEVLSHHTGAELIGLSYVPPYDFFLGAENAHRVLSADYVTTTDGTGIVHIAPAFGEEDKVVTDAAGIVPVVPVDAGGKFTTEVPPYAGVQVFDANPLIIGDLKEAGRLFRRETYDHPYPHCWRCGNPLIYKAVSSWFVAVTQFRDRMVELNQEITWVPEHVKDGQFGKWLEGARDWSISRNRYWGSPIPVWTSDDPAYPRVDVYGSLDELEADFGVRPTDLHRPFVDELTRTNPDDPTGRSTMRRVPEVLDCWFESGSMPYAQVHYPMENREWFESHYPGDFIVEYNGQTRGWFYTLHVLATALFDRPSFRTVVAHGIVLGDDGTKMSKSLRNYPDVNEVFDRDGSDAMRWFLMSSPILRGGNLVVTEQGIREGVRQALLPIWNAWSFLQLYADTPGTWRTSSENVLDRYVLAKLATCRDVMTEALGRNDVAGACDELRTFADALTNWYVRRSRTRFWAGERDAVDTLHTVLEVVCRLAAPLLPLTTEVVWRGLTGGRSVHLTDWPSAEELPSDLDLVAAMDEVRGVCSTVLGLRKARGLRVRLPLAAVTVAAADAERLRPFEQLIADEVNVKAVRLSTDVDAYGRFELAVNARALGPRLGKQVQAVITAVKAGEWSPGPDGTVLAAGEVLTEGEFTQRLVAVEPESTAAVPGGDGLVVLDLAVTEELEAEGWAKDRVRELQEARRSAGLAVSDRVRLLLAVPAGRREWAERHRELVAREVLAVELTLVDHAGDGAVELGDGVWATLDRAGSTGR from the coding sequence ATGTCCGACACCCCTGGCTACCCCCTCGTCGATCTCACGGACGGCACGGGCGGCACACCCTCCTTCCCCGCGCTGGAGGAGACCGTCCTCGCGGCCTGGGCGGCCGACGGCACCTTCCAGGCCAGCATCGACCGCCGGGACGGCGCGCCGGAGTACGTCTTCTACGACGGGCCCCCCTTCGCCAACGGGCTGCCGCACTACGGCCACCTGCTCACCGGCTACGTCAAGGACGTCGTCCCGCGCTTCCGCACGATGCTCGGGGACAAGGTCGAGCGGCGCTTCGGCTGGGACTGCCACGGCCTGCCCGCCGAGGTCGAGGCGGAGAAGCAGCTGGGCATCAAGCACAAGCACGAGATCGAGGAGATGGGCGTCGCCGAGTTCAACGCGGCCTGCCGGGAGTCCGTGCTGCGCTACACCGACGAGTGGCGCACCTACGTCACGCGGCAGGCCCGGTGGGTGGACTTCGACCACGACTACAAGACCCTGGACCTCGACTACATGGAGTCGGTCATGTGGGCGTTCAAGACGCTGTGGGACAAGGGCCTGGTCTACGAGGGCTTCCGGGTGCTGCCGTACTGCTGGCAGGACGAGACGCCGTTGAGCAACCACGAGACCCGCATGGACGACACGTACCGCTCCCGGCAGGACCCGGCGGTCACGGTGACCATGCCGCTGGTGGCGCCCGGGTCGCCGCTGGACGGGGCGAGCGCGCTGATCTGGACGACCACGCCGTGGACCCTGCCGTCCAACCTGGCCATGGCCGTGCACCCCGGGATCGACTACGTGCAGGTGCTCGTCGACGGTGTCCGGTACGTGCTGGCCGACGCCCGGCTCGGTCACTACGCCCGCGAGCTCGGCGAGGACCCGGAGGTGCTCAGCCACCACACCGGCGCGGAGCTCATCGGTCTGTCCTACGTCCCGCCCTACGACTTCTTCCTCGGCGCGGAGAACGCCCACCGGGTGCTGTCCGCGGACTACGTGACGACGACCGATGGCACCGGGATCGTGCACATCGCCCCGGCATTCGGCGAGGAGGACAAGGTCGTCACCGACGCCGCCGGGATCGTGCCCGTGGTGCCCGTGGACGCGGGCGGGAAGTTCACCACGGAGGTCCCGCCGTACGCGGGGGTGCAGGTCTTCGACGCCAACCCGCTCATCATCGGCGACCTCAAGGAGGCCGGGCGGCTGTTCCGGCGGGAGACCTACGACCACCCGTACCCGCACTGCTGGCGCTGCGGGAACCCGCTGATCTACAAGGCCGTGTCCAGCTGGTTCGTGGCGGTGACCCAGTTCCGCGACCGCATGGTCGAGCTCAACCAGGAGATCACCTGGGTGCCCGAGCACGTCAAGGACGGCCAGTTCGGGAAGTGGCTCGAAGGGGCGCGGGACTGGTCCATCAGCCGCAACCGCTACTGGGGCAGCCCCATCCCGGTGTGGACCTCCGACGACCCCGCCTACCCCCGGGTGGACGTCTACGGCTCGCTCGACGAGCTGGAGGCGGACTTCGGCGTGCGACCGACCGACCTGCACCGCCCGTTCGTCGACGAGCTGACCCGCACGAACCCCGACGACCCGACGGGACGCTCCACCATGCGGCGGGTGCCCGAGGTGCTGGACTGCTGGTTCGAGTCCGGGTCCATGCCCTACGCCCAGGTGCACTACCCGATGGAGAACCGCGAGTGGTTCGAGAGCCACTACCCGGGGGACTTCATCGTCGAGTACAACGGCCAGACCCGTGGCTGGTTCTACACGCTGCACGTGCTGGCCACGGCGCTGTTCGACCGGCCGAGCTTCCGGACCGTGGTGGCCCACGGCATCGTGCTGGGTGACGACGGCACGAAGATGAGCAAGTCGCTGCGCAACTACCCGGACGTCAACGAGGTGTTCGACCGCGACGGCTCCGACGCCATGCGCTGGTTCCTGATGTCCTCACCGATCCTGCGCGGGGGCAACCTCGTCGTCACCGAGCAGGGCATCCGCGAGGGGGTGCGCCAGGCGCTGCTGCCGATCTGGAACGCGTGGAGCTTCCTGCAGCTGTACGCCGACACCCCGGGCACGTGGCGCACGAGCTCGGAGAACGTGCTGGACCGCTACGTGCTGGCGAAGCTGGCCACCTGCCGGGACGTGATGACCGAGGCGCTGGGCCGCAACGACGTCGCCGGGGCGTGCGACGAGCTGCGGACCTTCGCCGACGCCCTCACCAACTGGTACGTCCGGCGCTCGCGGACGCGGTTCTGGGCCGGTGAGCGCGACGCGGTGGACACCCTGCACACCGTGCTCGAGGTGGTGTGCCGCCTGGCCGCTCCGCTGCTGCCCCTGACGACCGAGGTGGTGTGGCGAGGCCTCACCGGCGGTCGGTCGGTGCACCTCACGGACTGGCCGAGCGCCGAGGAGCTGCCCTCCGACCTCGATCTGGTCGCCGCCATGGACGAGGTGCGCGGGGTGTGCTCGACCGTGCTGGGCCTGCGCAAGGCCCGGGGGCTGCGGGTGCGGCTGCCGCTGGCCGCGGTGACGGTGGCCGCCGCCGACGCCGAGCGGCTGCGGCCGTTCGAGCAGCTGATCGCGGACGAGGTGAACGTGAAGGCGGTGCGGCTGAGCACCGACGTGGACGCTTACGGCCGGTTCGAGCTGGCCGTGAACGCGCGCGCTCTGGGGCCCCGGCTCGGCAAGCAGGTGCAGGCCGTCATCACGGCCGTCAAGGCGGGGGAGTGGTCCCCGGGCCCGGACGGCACCGTGCTGGCCGCCGGTGAGGTGCTCACCGAGGGCGAGTTCACCCAGCGCCTGGTGGCCGTGGAGCCGGAGTCCACGGCCGCCGTGCCCGGCGGAGACGGACTGGTGGTGCTGGACCTGGCGGTCACCGAGGAGCTGGAGGCCGAGGGCTGGGCCAAGGACCGGGTGCGCGAGCTGCAGGAGGCCCGCCGCAGCGCAGGTCTGGCCGTCAGCGACCGCGTCAGGCTGCTGCTCGCGGTGCCCGCGGGGCGGCGGGAGTGGGCGGAGCGGCACCGCGAGCTGGTCGCCCGCGAGGTGCTGGCCGTCGAGCTGACCCTGGTGGACCACGCCGGCGACGGTGCCGTGGAGCTCGGTGACGGGGTGTGGGCCACCCTCGACCGCGCGGGCTCCACTGGTCGGTGA
- a CDS encoding cell division protein SepF — MSSLHKLKAYFGMVPVDQYDTDYADGYDGGYEDYPAEAERPVRYRAARAAAPEHEDREPAYAGAAPEARAPRLEPLTTRTPVRRSTSSSQPVTRGALAVDERPELREPQRRSNPFAEDGHPLAKITTLHPRTYNEARTIGERYREGNPVIMNLTEMSDSDAKRLVDFAAGLAFAMRGAIDKVTNKVFLLSPSDVDVSAEDKRRIVENGFYNQS; from the coding sequence ATGAGCTCTCTGCACAAGCTCAAGGCGTACTTCGGCATGGTCCCCGTGGACCAGTACGACACCGACTACGCCGACGGCTACGACGGCGGCTACGAGGACTACCCCGCCGAGGCCGAGCGGCCGGTCCGCTACCGCGCCGCCCGCGCGGCAGCCCCGGAGCACGAGGACCGCGAGCCCGCCTACGCCGGCGCCGCCCCCGAGGCCCGAGCCCCGCGCCTGGAACCGCTCACCACGCGCACCCCGGTGCGCCGCAGCACGTCGTCGTCGCAGCCCGTGACCCGCGGGGCGCTGGCCGTCGACGAGCGACCCGAGCTGCGCGAGCCCCAGCGGCGGTCGAACCCGTTCGCGGAGGACGGCCACCCGCTGGCCAAGATCACCACGCTGCACCCGCGCACCTACAACGAGGCACGGACCATTGGCGAGCGCTACCGCGAGGGCAACCCGGTGATCATGAACCTCACCGAGATGAGCGACTCCGACGCCAAGCGGCTCGTCGACTTCGCCGCGGGTCTCGCCTTCGCCATGCGGGGTGCCATCGACAAGGTGACCAACAAGGTGTTCCTGCTCTCCCCGTCCGACGTCGACGTCTCCGCGGAGGACAAGCGCCGCATCGTGGAGAACGGCTTCTACAACCAGTCGTGA
- a CDS encoding DUF4331 domain-containing protein, whose protein sequence is MTAVGFAPGTALASSHREAPLVAADPLADNTDVYAFVSPDDSNSVTLIANWIPFEEPNGGPNFYPFGTGAKTDTTANQGYTYDIKIDSNGDAKPDITYRWTFSSQDTRGTNTFLYNNGPVTSLTDDNLLFRQTYKLDAIAADGTVTTLLKNAPVAPSNVGPASMPNYDKDLFQAAVTDVPGGGQSYAGQADDPFFLDLRVFDLLYGAGAKADGSGLNEVGQDTLAGYNVNTVSLKLPKDTLALKGDATANPVIGVWSTTNRESVNLGTGAVDGTPVQVSRLGQPLVNEVVIPAALKDTFNAIDPTQDATVGKVPSATFGPVVDRVTNPEVPQLIKSIYGAPAPTGDPGTGQTTNRTDIAEIFLTGVTKNSSLDAFYAALGSGSGKAPIQADLNSQTMNTNGLQFGAGFQPSEMLRLNMSINKPTKLDPKAEMTSSLGVVGNDLQGFPNGRRLTDDVVDIELVTLGGFFLPGNNKDTEDPQNSQAALLAKVGGDQVGVNDKAFGTSFPYIASPHNSSVNKAEGGTVTVAGPTTTVTATVTATPSPTANGGSGKAQGSVPPANGVRTPKGGVDTGAGGSTPTSAVLPLVTGTAAVLLLAAGGASIVSNRRKRAAAEDTTAE, encoded by the coding sequence GTGACTGCCGTCGGTTTCGCACCGGGCACCGCCCTGGCGTCCAGCCACCGCGAGGCGCCGCTCGTCGCGGCCGACCCGCTCGCGGACAACACGGACGTCTACGCGTTCGTCAGTCCGGACGACTCCAACAGCGTCACCCTCATCGCGAACTGGATCCCCTTCGAGGAGCCCAACGGCGGCCCCAACTTCTACCCGTTCGGCACCGGTGCGAAGACGGACACCACGGCGAACCAGGGCTACACCTACGACATCAAGATCGACAGCAACGGTGACGCGAAGCCGGACATCACCTACCGGTGGACCTTCTCCTCGCAGGACACCCGGGGCACCAACACGTTCCTGTACAACAACGGGCCGGTCACCTCTCTGACCGACGACAACCTGCTGTTCCGCCAGACCTACAAGTTGGACGCGATCGCAGCCGACGGCACCGTCACCACCCTGCTGAAGAATGCGCCCGTCGCGCCGTCCAACGTCGGTCCGGCTTCCATGCCGAACTACGACAAGGACCTTTTCCAGGCCGCCGTCACCGACGTGCCTGGTGGTGGACAGTCTTACGCCGGCCAGGCCGACGACCCGTTCTTCCTCGACCTGCGCGTGTTCGACCTGCTGTACGGCGCTGGTGCGAAGGCTGACGGTTCGGGCTTGAACGAGGTCGGTCAGGACACGCTGGCCGGCTACAACGTCAACACCGTTTCCCTGAAGCTGCCCAAAGACACGCTGGCGCTGAAGGGCGACGCCACCGCGAACCCGGTCATCGGCGTGTGGAGCACCACCAACCGTGAGTCGGTCAACCTGGGCACCGGTGCCGTCGACGGCACTCCCGTCCAGGTCTCCCGCCTCGGCCAGCCCCTGGTCAACGAGGTCGTCATCCCGGCCGCGCTGAAGGACACTTTCAACGCCATCGACCCGACACAGGACGCAACGGTTGGCAAGGTGCCGTCCGCAACCTTCGGGCCTGTTGTTGACCGTGTCACCAACCCCGAGGTCCCGCAGCTCATCAAGAGCATCTACGGTGCACCCGCCCCGACCGGTGACCCGGGCACGGGTCAGACCACCAACCGCACGGACATTGCGGAGATCTTCCTGACGGGCGTGACCAAGAACTCGTCCCTGGATGCCTTCTACGCTGCGCTCGGTTCTGGTTCGGGCAAGGCTCCGATCCAGGCTGACCTCAACTCGCAGACGATGAACACCAACGGCCTGCAGTTCGGCGCCGGCTTCCAGCCGTCGGAGATGCTGCGGCTGAACATGTCCATCAACAAGCCCACCAAACTCGACCCGAAGGCTGAGATGACGTCCTCGCTGGGCGTGGTCGGCAACGACCTCCAGGGCTTCCCGAACGGTCGCCGACTGACCGACGACGTCGTGGACATCGAGCTGGTCACCTTGGGCGGCTTCTTCCTCCCCGGCAACAACAAGGACACCGAGGACCCGCAGAACTCCCAGGCGGCCTTGCTGGCCAAGGTCGGCGGCGACCAGGTCGGCGTGAATGACAAGGCGTTCGGCACTTCGTTCCCCTACATCGCCTCGCCGCACAACTCCTCGGTGAACAAGGCCGAGGGTGGCACCGTCACCGTCGCGGGGCCGACCACCACCGTCACCGCGACTGTCACCGCCACTCCTTCGCCCACCGCGAACGGTGGTTCGGGCAAGGCTCAGGGTTCCGTGCCTCCGGCCAACGGGGTTCGCACCCCGAAGGGTGGCGTTGACACCGGCGCTGGTGGCTCCACCCCCACCTCCGCCGTTCTGCCCCTCGTGACCGGGACGGCCGCCGTGCTGCTCCTGGCCGCGGGTGGCGCGTCCATCGTCAGCAACCGTCGCAAGCGTGCGGCTGCGGAGGACACCACCGCAGAGTGA